One segment of Chryseobacterium turcicum DNA contains the following:
- a CDS encoding exo-beta-N-acetylmuramidase NamZ family protein: MNLNFKIKTLVLICLIFLGVFNQYYSQASDNDGFKTGADQPEKYLGLLKNKKVAVVTNQTGLVIRAKYTDVKQNNSTGGAKGIKIDTLSIVDFLVENNINVKSIFAPEHGFRGDADAGEKVKNGVDVKTGIPIVSLYGPNKKPKPEQLKGIDVIVFDIQDVGVRFYTYISTLTYLMEAAAENNVEVMVLDRPNPHDGYIDGPVLKKKWESFVGMHEVPVVYGLTIGEYGKMVNGEKWLKNGVQAKYTLIPMLKYHKKKRYAILDKPSPNLPNDKSINLYPSLCFFEGTQVSVGRGTNLPFQIYGSPWTKDLPYQFTPKPNFGAKDPFLNGKLCYGENLSDYSHDLRKINLEWLIKAYKNYKNPQQDFFLKNLFFDTLAGSDELRKQIISGKSEKEIKSSWKADIEKFSKIRSKYIVYED, from the coding sequence ATGAATTTAAATTTCAAAATTAAAACTTTAGTTCTTATTTGCCTAATTTTTTTAGGAGTATTCAATCAATATTATTCTCAGGCATCAGATAATGATGGTTTTAAAACCGGTGCAGATCAACCGGAAAAGTATCTTGGGCTTTTGAAAAATAAAAAAGTTGCGGTTGTAACCAATCAAACCGGGCTTGTAATAAGAGCGAAATACACTGATGTTAAACAAAACAATTCAACAGGTGGTGCAAAAGGAATCAAAATAGATACTTTAAGCATTGTCGATTTTTTAGTTGAAAATAATATCAATGTAAAGTCTATTTTCGCACCCGAACATGGTTTTAGAGGAGATGCTGATGCTGGCGAAAAAGTGAAAAATGGAGTAGACGTAAAAACGGGAATTCCGATTGTATCTCTTTATGGACCGAATAAAAAGCCAAAACCAGAACAGTTAAAAGGAATTGATGTCATTGTTTTTGATATTCAGGATGTTGGCGTGAGGTTTTATACATACATCTCAACTTTAACGTATTTGATGGAAGCTGCGGCTGAAAATAATGTTGAAGTAATGGTTCTGGACCGACCAAATCCTCATGATGGATATATTGACGGACCTGTTTTAAAGAAAAAATGGGAAAGCTTTGTAGGAATGCACGAAGTTCCTGTGGTTTACGGTTTAACTATCGGTGAGTACGGAAAAATGGTCAACGGTGAAAAGTGGCTAAAAAATGGAGTACAGGCAAAATATACTTTGATACCGATGTTGAAATATCATAAGAAAAAGCGCTATGCTATTTTAGATAAGCCTTCTCCGAATTTGCCTAACGATAAATCGATTAATCTGTATCCAAGTTTATGTTTCTTTGAAGGAACTCAAGTGTCTGTAGGACGCGGAACTAATCTTCCGTTTCAGATATACGGTTCACCATGGACAAAAGATTTACCTTACCAATTTACGCCAAAGCCCAATTTTGGAGCAAAAGACCCTTTCCTGAATGGTAAATTATGCTACGGAGAAAATCTTTCAGACTATTCTCACGATTTACGAAAAATCAATTTAGAATGGTTAATCAAGGCGTATAAAAATTATAAAAACCCTCAACAGGACTTCTTTTTGAAAAACCTTTTCTTCGATACTTTAGCAGGAAGCGATGAATTAAGAAAACAAATTATCTCAGGAAAATCCGAAAAAGAGATTAAGTCATCTTGGAAAGCAGATATTGAGAAATTTTCAAAAATCAGAAGTAAATATATTGTTTATGAAGATTAG
- a CDS encoding ABC transporter permease, whose translation MKFPLYFSRKIAFSKDNKNNLSRVIIFIGRLSVALGIIVSLITVSTGLGSKKAIKERLGDFSGHITVKSTKSNSSYNTSVLDSQGLDIKNIKALPDVAAVQGYAMVTGIMRNENSFAGIIFKGVGKDFDSLRFKKFLTAGKTPFLNGEGYNNGVVISEKIANDLHLKVSDSIVTVFSKADQKPIYRNFEVVGIYKTDIKMIDDQFVVGDINHVRRIQDMKPDEIGGLDVFFKNINTIDEDFPLVEKYIGYKNYAEKATDKYPQINDWIGLFDTNIGIIISIMLLVVIINIIMVLLILIIERTNSIGLLKTLGATNGQIRATFINYTLIIMVPGLLFGNLIGLGLLITQKYTGIIKLNPTNYYVSVVPVDLNPWIIISISVGILIISGLALVIPSYLISKISPVKAIKYN comes from the coding sequence TTGAAATTTCCATTATATTTCTCCCGAAAAATAGCGTTTTCCAAAGATAACAAAAATAACCTTTCTCGGGTTATCATCTTCATCGGCAGGCTGTCTGTGGCGTTGGGAATTATCGTCTCCCTCATCACTGTTTCTACGGGATTGGGCTCTAAAAAAGCGATTAAAGAAAGGCTGGGAGATTTCAGCGGTCATATTACAGTAAAATCTACCAAGTCAAATTCTTCTTACAACACTTCGGTTTTAGACAGCCAAGGATTGGATATTAAAAACATCAAAGCACTTCCTGATGTTGCAGCAGTACAAGGATATGCAATGGTAACCGGAATTATGCGTAATGAGAACAGTTTTGCCGGAATTATCTTTAAAGGTGTCGGTAAAGATTTTGACAGTTTGAGATTTAAGAAATTTCTAACAGCCGGAAAAACTCCTTTTCTGAATGGTGAAGGTTATAATAACGGTGTTGTAATTTCAGAAAAAATAGCCAATGACTTGCATCTGAAAGTAAGCGACAGCATTGTTACTGTTTTCTCAAAAGCCGATCAAAAGCCTATTTACAGAAATTTTGAAGTGGTAGGAATCTATAAAACTGACATCAAAATGATTGATGACCAGTTTGTAGTAGGCGATATCAATCATGTGAGAAGAATTCAGGATATGAAGCCTGATGAAATTGGAGGATTGGATGTATTCTTTAAAAACATCAATACTATAGATGAAGATTTCCCATTGGTTGAAAAATATATTGGGTATAAAAATTATGCAGAAAAAGCAACCGATAAATATCCGCAAATCAACGACTGGATTGGCCTTTTCGACACCAACATCGGTATTATTATTTCGATTATGCTTTTGGTAGTCATCATTAATATCATTATGGTTTTGCTGATTCTGATTATCGAAAGAACCAATTCTATTGGCTTGCTTAAAACTTTAGGTGCCACCAACGGACAAATCAGAGCTACTTTTATCAACTATACTTTAATCATCATGGTTCCTGGGCTTTTGTTTGGAAATCTGATTGGTCTTGGACTTTTAATTACACAAAAATACACTGGAATTATTAAGCTAAATCCTACAAATTATTATGTAAGTGTAGTTCCTGTAGATCTTAATCCGTGGATTATTATTTCTATTTCGGTGGGAATTTTAATTATTTCCGGATTGGCTTTGGTGATTCCAAGTTACCTAATTAGTAAAATTTCTCCTGTAAAAGCGATTAAGTATAATTAA
- a CDS encoding PLP-dependent cysteine synthase family protein, translating into MKYAENILETIGNTPLVKLNKVLGEDFPALVLAKVETFNPGNSVKDRMALKMIEDAEKDGRLKPGGTIIEGTSGNTGMGLALAAIIKGYKCIFVTNAKQSKEKCDILRAVGAEVIVCPTDVKPTDPRSYYSVSKRLAKETENGWYVNQYDNLSNRAAHYESTAPEIWEQTEGKLTHFVAGAGTGGTVTGCGTFFKERNSDIKVIGIDTYGSILKEIHETGEINLENAYSYITEGIGEDILPENYDMSVIDHFEKVTDKDGAIYARKLAKEEGIFCGYSAGSAMAALVQMKDQFTKDDIVVVLLHDHGSRYVGKIYNDEWMKEMGWLD; encoded by the coding sequence ATGAAATACGCAGAAAATATACTTGAAACCATAGGAAATACCCCTCTTGTAAAGCTTAATAAAGTTTTGGGTGAAGATTTCCCGGCATTGGTTTTGGCAAAAGTAGAAACTTTCAACCCTGGAAACTCTGTAAAAGACAGAATGGCTCTGAAAATGATTGAAGACGCCGAAAAAGACGGAAGACTAAAACCGGGAGGAACTATTATTGAAGGAACTTCAGGAAACACAGGGATGGGATTGGCTTTGGCAGCCATCATCAAAGGCTACAAATGTATTTTTGTAACCAACGCAAAACAGTCAAAAGAAAAATGTGATATTCTTCGTGCCGTTGGAGCTGAAGTGATTGTTTGTCCTACAGACGTAAAACCTACAGACCCACGTTCTTATTATTCAGTTTCTAAGAGATTGGCAAAAGAAACAGAAAACGGATGGTACGTTAATCAATATGATAATTTATCAAACAGAGCGGCTCATTACGAGTCTACAGCGCCTGAAATTTGGGAACAAACGGAAGGAAAACTAACTCATTTTGTGGCTGGAGCCGGAACGGGCGGTACTGTTACAGGTTGTGGAACTTTCTTTAAGGAAAGAAATTCTGATATTAAAGTAATCGGTATCGATACGTATGGTTCTATCTTAAAAGAAATTCACGAAACAGGAGAAATTAATTTAGAAAATGCTTACAGCTACATTACAGAAGGTATTGGTGAAGATATTCTTCCTGAAAATTACGATATGTCTGTGATTGACCATTTCGAAAAAGTAACCGATAAAGACGGTGCTATCTACGCAAGAAAACTGGCAAAAGAAGAAGGTATTTTCTGCGGATATTCTGCAGGAAGCGCAATGGCAGCTTTGGTACAGATGAAAGATCAGTTTACAAAAGATGATATCGTTGTGGTACTTCTTCATGATCACGGTTCAAGATACGTTGGGAAAATCTACAACGACGAATGGATGAAAGAAATGGGTTGGTTAGATTAA
- a CDS encoding chaperone modulator CbpM, with amino-acid sequence MSERISREELVQIYNIEITFFDELVDSGLLNIETDNEIRYLMYEDLPTFERFANWHYDLEINLPGLEVINSMLQKMKNLNQINRELMQKLSAISNQYEDI; translated from the coding sequence ATGAGTGAAAGAATATCACGCGAAGAACTCGTACAGATTTATAATATAGAAATTACTTTTTTTGATGAATTGGTAGATTCGGGCTTGCTAAATATAGAGACGGATAATGAAATTCGCTATCTGATGTATGAAGATCTTCCTACATTTGAGCGGTTTGCCAATTGGCATTATGACCTTGAAATAAACCTTCCCGGTTTGGAAGTCATCAACAGCATGCTTCAGAAAATGAAAAATTTAAATCAGATAAACCGTGAATTAATGCAAAAACTTTCAGCGATAAGTAATCAATATGAAGATATTTAA
- a CDS encoding DnaJ C-terminal domain-containing protein, translating to MAYIDYYKILGVDKSATQDDIKKAYRKLARKLHPDLNPNDKEAERKFKELNEANEVLSHPENRAKYDKYGEHWKHGEEYEKAQQQQRQQYQGGNYSGGFSGADFGEGEDFSDFFQSMFGGAAGGSKRSSRGSASGKFKGQDVHAELSLNLKEAAKTHQQIFDINGKKVRITIPAGVYDGQQIKLKGHGSPGFNGGPSGDLYITFTIIPDSNFERVGDDLKTKVTIDLYTAVLGGEVTINTLEGSIINLKVKEGTQNGATVRLKGKGFPVYKKEGQSGDLFVTYDVKLPTNLTDKQKELFEQLKNS from the coding sequence ATGGCTTATATAGATTATTACAAAATTTTAGGCGTAGACAAAAGCGCAACGCAGGACGATATTAAAAAAGCGTACCGAAAACTAGCAAGAAAATTGCACCCAGACCTTAATCCAAACGATAAAGAGGCTGAAAGAAAGTTTAAAGAACTGAATGAAGCCAATGAAGTGCTCAGCCATCCCGAAAATCGGGCTAAGTACGATAAATATGGTGAACATTGGAAGCATGGTGAAGAATACGAAAAAGCGCAGCAACAACAAAGACAGCAATATCAAGGCGGAAACTACAGTGGTGGATTTTCTGGTGCTGATTTTGGTGAAGGCGAAGATTTTTCAGACTTTTTCCAAAGTATGTTTGGCGGCGCTGCAGGGGGTTCTAAAAGAAGTTCGCGCGGAAGTGCTTCCGGAAAGTTTAAAGGGCAGGATGTGCATGCTGAATTAAGTTTAAACTTAAAGGAAGCAGCAAAAACGCATCAGCAAATTTTCGATATCAATGGTAAAAAGGTAAGAATTACAATTCCTGCTGGGGTTTATGACGGTCAACAAATTAAACTGAAAGGGCATGGAAGTCCAGGTTTCAACGGTGGCCCAAGCGGAGATTTGTATATTACTTTTACAATCATTCCTGATTCCAATTTTGAAAGGGTAGGTGATGATTTGAAAACGAAAGTTACCATTGATCTTTATACTGCTGTTTTAGGTGGAGAAGTCACGATAAACACGTTAGAGGGAAGTATTATTAATCTAAAAGTAAAAGAAGGAACCCAAAACGGAGCTACTGTAAGACTAAAAGGAAAAGGCTTTCCGGTCTATAAAAAAGAAGGGCAATCTGGTGATTTATTTGTGACCTATGATGTGAAATTACCAACCAACCTTACCGACAAGCAGAAAGAACTTTTCGAACAACTTAAAAATTCCTAA
- a CDS encoding dicarboxylate/amino acid:cation symporter, with translation MKEVLKNYSGILLLLVGITVGSIIGIVAPQIVEYIKPLGDIFLNLLFVSVVPLVFFAVSNSIASLEQESKFGKILLVMSFTFLFFILIAAIFTIGAVYLFPVSSISGSTELITEASKEENWGDRIVSFFTVGEFTELFSRKNMLALLIFAFLTGFAARKSGENGKPFRVFIASGYEVMKELLLMIMKIAPIGLGAYFAYQVATLGPQLFGFYAKPLGLYYVAGIIYFFVFFTLYAFMANGQTGIKSFWKNAILPTLTALSTCSSFATMPTNLVAASKIGIPSSIANLVIPIGTTLHKNGSSMSSIIKIYVAFQIIGRDFFEPSNLLLALGITVFVSIVAGGIPNGGYIGEMLMISVYSLPQEAIPAVIIIGTLVDPLATVLNAVGDIVAAMFVNRFVKV, from the coding sequence ATGAAAGAAGTTTTAAAAAACTACTCAGGAATTTTGCTTTTACTTGTGGGAATTACCGTTGGAAGTATTATCGGTATTGTTGCTCCTCAAATCGTTGAGTACATAAAGCCTTTAGGTGATATTTTTCTTAATCTTCTTTTTGTAAGTGTCGTACCGCTTGTATTTTTTGCCGTTTCCAATTCTATTGCTTCTCTTGAGCAGGAATCGAAGTTTGGTAAAATTCTTCTGGTGATGTCTTTCACATTTCTTTTTTTCATATTGATTGCGGCCATTTTTACAATCGGTGCCGTGTATCTTTTCCCAGTTTCATCGATCTCAGGAAGTACAGAATTGATTACTGAAGCCTCCAAAGAAGAAAATTGGGGTGATAGAATTGTAAGTTTCTTTACCGTAGGTGAGTTTACCGAATTGTTTTCACGAAAAAATATGTTGGCTCTTCTTATTTTTGCCTTCCTCACAGGTTTTGCAGCCAGAAAATCCGGTGAAAACGGGAAACCTTTCAGAGTTTTTATTGCTTCAGGGTATGAAGTGATGAAAGAGCTTCTTTTAATGATTATGAAAATTGCACCCATTGGTTTGGGAGCTTACTTCGCCTATCAGGTTGCCACATTAGGACCTCAGCTTTTTGGTTTTTATGCTAAACCGCTTGGTTTATATTACGTCGCAGGGATTATCTACTTCTTTGTATTTTTTACACTCTATGCTTTTATGGCAAACGGACAAACCGGAATAAAAAGTTTCTGGAAAAATGCCATTCTCCCAACTTTAACAGCATTGAGTACCTGCAGCAGTTTTGCAACGATGCCCACCAATTTAGTAGCTGCATCAAAAATAGGAATTCCAAGTTCTATTGCTAATTTAGTCATCCCGATTGGAACGACGTTGCATAAAAATGGTTCGTCAATGTCTTCGATTATTAAAATATATGTCGCTTTTCAGATTATCGGAAGAGATTTTTTCGAGCCCTCTAATCTCTTATTAGCTTTAGGAATTACTGTTTTTGTAAGTATCGTTGCCGGAGGAATTCCAAACGGTGGTTATATTGGTGAAATGCTGATGATTTCGGTGTACAGTTTACCGCAGGAAGCCATTCCTGCAGTCATCATTATCGGAACTTTGGTAGATCCTTTGGCAACAGTTTTAAATGCTGTTGGCGATATTGTAGCGGCAATGTTTGTCAATCGGTTTGTGAAGGTTTGA
- a CDS encoding DUF779 domain-containing protein, translating into METKKISRLSVTEKALELIWELEKKHGDLMFYQAGGCCEGTQPQCFEKGGYFPRMNDAMIGTINGHEFWIDRDLFEYWQYSHFTLDILDGFGPGGFSLETPLGKTFKVHYRLFTPEELQNLEEVRRSE; encoded by the coding sequence ATGGAAACAAAAAAAATATCCAGACTCTCAGTTACAGAAAAAGCCCTCGAGTTGATTTGGGAGTTAGAGAAAAAACATGGCGATTTGATGTTTTATCAGGCAGGAGGATGTTGTGAAGGTACACAGCCACAATGTTTCGAAAAAGGAGGCTACTTTCCAAGAATGAATGATGCTATGATTGGAACCATCAACGGACACGAGTTTTGGATTGACCGTGACCTTTTCGAATATTGGCAATACTCCCATTTTACATTAGATATTTTAGACGGTTTCGGACCTGGCGGATTTTCTTTAGAAACACCTTTAGGTAAAACGTTTAAAGTTCATTATCGATTGTTTACTCCTGAAGAACTTCAAAACTTGGAAGAGGTAAGGCGAAGTGAATAA
- the adhP gene encoding alcohol dehydrogenase AdhP, with the protein MIPKTMKAAVVQGYGQPLKIMEVPVREPGRYEVLVKVIACGVCHTDLHAVDGDWPAKPKMPLIPGHEGVGIVVACGPEAQVKEGDAVGVPWLYSACGCCDYCITGWETLCEAQKNGGYSVDGGFAEYVIADSRYVGHLKSDANFLEIAPILCAGVTVYKGLKETETKPGEWVAISGIGGLGHVAVQYAKAMGMHVAAIDVADDKLELAKKLGADLVVNAKNTDPGKYLHKEVGGMHGALITAVSPIAFKQGIDVLRRKGTIALNGLPPGSFELPIFETVLKRITVRGSIVGTRKDMQEALDFANEGLVKATVTAAKLEDINEVFDKMKAGQIDGRIVLDIAGSAS; encoded by the coding sequence ATGATTCCAAAAACAATGAAAGCCGCCGTAGTTCAAGGCTACGGACAACCGTTAAAAATTATGGAAGTTCCGGTAAGAGAACCCGGAAGATATGAAGTATTGGTAAAAGTAATCGCTTGTGGTGTTTGCCATACCGATTTACACGCAGTAGACGGAGACTGGCCTGCAAAACCCAAAATGCCATTAATCCCTGGACATGAAGGTGTAGGAATTGTAGTGGCTTGTGGGCCGGAAGCTCAGGTAAAAGAAGGTGATGCAGTGGGAGTTCCTTGGCTGTATTCAGCTTGTGGATGTTGTGATTACTGCATCACAGGATGGGAAACTTTGTGTGAAGCTCAGAAAAATGGTGGCTATAGTGTAGATGGAGGTTTCGCAGAATATGTGATTGCAGATTCAAGATATGTAGGTCACTTAAAATCAGATGCCAATTTCTTGGAAATTGCACCTATTCTTTGCGCGGGAGTAACCGTTTATAAAGGATTAAAAGAAACTGAAACAAAACCCGGAGAATGGGTTGCCATCTCAGGAATTGGCGGGTTAGGACACGTTGCAGTGCAGTATGCAAAAGCAATGGGAATGCATGTAGCAGCTATTGATGTAGCAGATGATAAATTAGAGTTAGCTAAAAAATTAGGAGCAGACCTCGTGGTGAATGCAAAAAACACAGATCCTGGAAAATATTTACATAAAGAAGTCGGCGGAATGCACGGGGCATTAATCACGGCGGTCTCTCCTATAGCTTTCAAACAGGGGATTGATGTTCTCAGAAGAAAAGGTACCATTGCGCTCAATGGCCTTCCTCCTGGCTCATTTGAACTTCCTATTTTTGAAACCGTTCTTAAAAGAATTACCGTAAGAGGCTCAATTGTAGGAACGAGAAAAGATATGCAGGAAGCGTTAGACTTTGCCAACGAAGGTTTGGTAAAAGCAACCGTGACGGCAGCAAAACTGGAAGATATTAATGAAGTTTTCGATAAAATGAAAGCCGGACAAATTGATGGCAGAATTGTTTTAGACATTGCTGGCTCTGCAAGCTAG
- a CDS encoding aldehyde dehydrogenase family protein produces the protein MSTVTEQQSSTTLQWPEFKNQYNNYIDGKFTAPVNGQYFDVVSPVDGKVFTQAAHSSKEDLELAVNAAEKAFQTWKDTSSTERSIILNKIADKIEQNLEYIATVETIDNGKAVRETLAADIPLAVDHFRYFASVIRADEGSHNELDKDTVSLIVHEPLGVIAQIIPWNFPILMAVWKLAPALAAGNCVVLKPAESTPISILVLMELIGDLLPAGVINIVNGFGAELGRALVTNPKVNKAAFTGSTATGRLVMQYATENIIPVTLELGGKSPNVFFSSVMDADDAFLDKAIEGAVLFALNQGEICTCPSRLLVQEDIADAFIAKVIERVKAIKVGNPLDKTVMMGAQASKIQKDKILSYIKLGKEEGAEVLVGGDVNHVGEGLDDGYYIQPTIFKGNNRMRIFQEEIFGPVLAFTTFKDEEEGIKIANDTIYGLGAGVWTRDAHQLYNVPRQIQAGRVWVNQYHSYPAGAPFGGYKQSGIGRENHKMMLDHYRQTKNMLISYNKNKLGFF, from the coding sequence ATGAGCACAGTAACAGAACAACAATCATCTACCACTTTACAGTGGCCAGAGTTTAAAAATCAATACAATAATTATATTGACGGAAAGTTTACAGCACCGGTTAACGGGCAGTATTTTGATGTGGTTTCACCAGTTGACGGAAAAGTTTTTACACAGGCTGCACATTCATCAAAAGAAGATTTAGAATTAGCGGTAAATGCCGCAGAGAAAGCTTTTCAAACGTGGAAAGACACTTCTTCTACCGAAAGAAGCATTATCCTCAATAAAATAGCTGATAAAATTGAACAGAATTTAGAATATATAGCAACCGTTGAGACCATTGATAATGGGAAAGCAGTAAGAGAAACGTTAGCAGCTGATATTCCTTTGGCTGTTGACCATTTCAGATATTTTGCATCAGTCATCAGAGCCGACGAAGGTTCTCATAACGAATTAGATAAAGATACCGTTTCATTAATCGTTCACGAACCTTTAGGAGTTATTGCACAAATCATCCCGTGGAATTTTCCAATTCTTATGGCCGTTTGGAAATTAGCTCCCGCTTTGGCAGCAGGAAACTGTGTTGTTTTAAAACCGGCAGAAAGTACACCGATTTCTATCCTAGTTTTAATGGAATTAATTGGCGATTTACTTCCTGCAGGAGTTATCAATATCGTTAATGGTTTCGGAGCCGAATTAGGAAGAGCGTTGGTAACCAATCCAAAGGTGAACAAAGCAGCGTTTACAGGTTCTACAGCGACAGGTCGTTTGGTGATGCAGTATGCGACAGAAAATATTATTCCGGTGACTTTAGAATTAGGAGGGAAATCTCCAAACGTATTCTTCAGTTCAGTGATGGATGCAGATGATGCGTTTTTAGATAAAGCGATTGAAGGAGCTGTTCTTTTCGCTTTAAATCAAGGAGAAATTTGTACTTGCCCGTCAAGATTATTGGTGCAGGAAGATATTGCAGACGCTTTCATTGCAAAAGTTATCGAAAGAGTAAAAGCAATCAAAGTAGGAAATCCTTTAGATAAAACGGTGATGATGGGAGCTCAGGCTTCAAAAATTCAGAAAGATAAAATTCTTTCTTATATCAAATTGGGTAAAGAAGAAGGGGCTGAAGTTTTAGTGGGTGGTGATGTAAACCATGTTGGGGAAGGTTTAGATGATGGATACTACATTCAGCCTACTATTTTCAAAGGAAACAACAGAATGAGAATCTTCCAGGAAGAAATTTTCGGACCTGTTTTGGCGTTCACAACGTTTAAAGACGAAGAAGAGGGAATTAAAATCGCTAATGATACTATTTATGGATTAGGAGCGGGAGTTTGGACGAGAGATGCGCATCAGCTGTACAATGTACCGCGTCAGATTCAGGCGGGTAGAGTTTGGGTCAATCAATACCATTCATATCCTGCAGGAGCGCCATTTGGAGGGTACAAGCAGTCGGGTATTGGTAGAGAAAACCACAAAATGATGTTAGATCATTACCGTCAAACCAAAAACATGTTGATTTCATACAACAAAAACAAATTAGGATTCTTTTAA